Proteins from one Pongo abelii isolate AG06213 chromosome 19, NHGRI_mPonAbe1-v2.0_pri, whole genome shotgun sequence genomic window:
- the TBC1D28 gene encoding LOW QUALITY PROTEIN: TBC1 domain family member 28 (The sequence of the model RefSeq protein was modified relative to this genomic sequence to represent the inferred CDS: inserted 1 base in 1 codon; substituted 1 base at 1 genomic stop codon) — translation MAPGPGKSSALPGLALSETELPPISALEVEQRHKESKRTNKWLQMLADXTKYKSSKKLFQRVYKGIPLVARGQAWSLLLDMDKVKSQNPGKYKVMKEKGKRSSRITYCIQLDVSHTLLNHVMFXRFRVKQQELCDILMTYSAYNPEVGYHRDLSRVTAILLLYLPEEDAFWPLTQLLAGERHSLQVFYSPNTARLERLLSHQKQVLHKSFPKIIRHLVKVALCIEGYMLMSLLRCFLDGKSFGLTLRLWDVLILEGAWVLMATAHASFKIHRKHFMKLSWSTIWEFQEWLS, via the exons ATGGCTCCTGGCCCAGGCAAGTCCTCAGCTCTGCCTGGGTTGGCTCTCAGTGAGACGGAACTGCCCCCCATCAgtgccctggaggtggag CAAAGACATAAGGAAAGTAAACGTACCAACAAGTGGCTACAGATGCTTGCAGACTAGACAAAATATAAGAGCAGCAAGAAG CTGTTTCAAAGAGTGTACAAAGGCATTCCCCTGGTGGCGCGGGGCCAGGCGTGGTCACTCCTGCTAGACATGGACAAAGTCAAGTCCCAGAACCCAGGGAAATATAAG GTCATGAAGGAGAAGGGCAAGAGGTCCTCCAGGATCACCTACTGCATCCAGCTAGATGTCAGCCACACCCTGCTGAACCACGTGATGT AAAGATTCAGAGTCAA GCAGCAGGAATTATGTGACATCCTCATGACCTATTCTGCATATAACCCT GAGGTGGGCTACCACAGGGACCTGAGCCGCGTCACCGCCATCCTCCTCCTGTATCTGCCAGAGGAAGATGCTTTCTGGCCGCTGACCCAGCTGCTGGCTGGTGAGAGGCACTCCCTGCAGG TATTCTACAGTCCAAATACTGCCCGGCTCGAGAGGCTCCTATCACACCAGAAGCAGGTGTTGCACAAGTCCTTCCCGAAGATCATAAGACACCTG GTCAAGGTAGCGCTGTGCATTGAGGGTTACATGCTGATGAGTCTCCTCCGGTGTTTCCTTGATGGG AAATCCTTTGGGCTCACCCTGCGTCTGTGGGATGTGCTCATCTTGGAGGGCGCGTGGGTACTGATGGCCACGGCGCATGCATCATTCAAAATACACAGGA AGCACTTCATGAAGCTTTCCTGGAGCACCATCTGGGAGTTTCAGGAGTGGCTCTCTTAG